From a single Mycolicibacterium moriokaense genomic region:
- a CDS encoding GlxA family transcriptional regulator, producing the protein MHVIAVLALPDSIAFDLATPIEAFGRVELPSGATGYRVIVCGVQPEVSAGPIRIATDHGLEALVEADTVVIPGVNDVSADAPDEVLTALRAAHARGTRIASICTGAFTFAATGLLNGKRATTHWIATDLFRARYPAVDLDPDVLYVDEGQVLTSAGASAGLDLCLHMIARDYGAAVAADASRLAVAPLHRSGGQAQFILRNQAAVKHIAERTELDDVLAWIEQEAHRDLTLHDIAARASVSVRTLNRRFQAETGQTPMQWLTGVRVRHAQQLLEGTAYGVERIGREVGFTSPANFREQFRRLTGVAPLNYRNTFRERMAG; encoded by the coding sequence ATGCACGTCATCGCCGTCCTCGCGCTTCCCGACTCCATCGCATTCGACCTGGCCACCCCCATCGAGGCGTTCGGCCGGGTCGAATTGCCCTCTGGTGCAACGGGATACCGCGTCATTGTGTGCGGGGTCCAACCGGAGGTGTCCGCGGGCCCGATCCGCATCGCCACGGACCACGGTCTGGAGGCCCTCGTCGAGGCGGACACCGTCGTCATTCCCGGCGTCAACGACGTGTCGGCGGACGCACCCGATGAGGTGCTGACCGCGCTGCGGGCCGCCCATGCCCGCGGGACGCGCATCGCATCGATCTGCACCGGCGCGTTCACGTTCGCCGCCACCGGATTGCTGAATGGCAAGCGTGCGACGACACACTGGATCGCCACCGACCTGTTCCGTGCCCGCTATCCCGCCGTCGACCTCGACCCCGACGTGCTCTACGTCGACGAGGGCCAGGTCCTCACGTCGGCGGGCGCATCCGCCGGATTGGATCTGTGCCTGCACATGATCGCCCGCGATTACGGCGCCGCGGTGGCCGCCGACGCGTCCCGACTGGCCGTCGCACCACTGCACCGCAGCGGGGGACAGGCCCAGTTCATCCTGCGAAATCAGGCTGCTGTCAAGCACATTGCCGAACGCACCGAGTTGGACGACGTCCTCGCCTGGATCGAACAGGAGGCGCACCGGGATCTGACGTTGCACGACATCGCGGCGCGTGCCTCGGTGAGCGTGCGAACGTTGAACCGGCGCTTCCAAGCCGAGACGGGACAGACTCCGATGCAATGGCTGACCGGAGTGCGGGTCCGGCATGCGCAGCAGCTGTTGGAGGGCACCGCCTATGGCGTCGAACGCATCGGCCGCGAAGTCGGTTTCACCTCACCGGCAAACTTTCGCGAACAGTTCCGGCGGCTTACCGGAGTCGCACCGCTGAACTACCGCAACACATTTCGTGAGCGGATGGCGGGTTAG
- a CDS encoding class I SAM-dependent methyltransferase, whose protein sequence is MPESSIVVRPEPPDSGYYTASSRLQAAGLTRALAIFEEAAAVVPLPTPPNPIVIADYGAATAHNSLLPICAAITVLRKRTRHDHSIYVAHTDVPENDFTAMFQTLAEDPDSYLAKDPASFASAVGRSFYQQILPSSSVNLGWSSWAIQWLSRVPAPIPDHIQVAYSGDETARAKYAKQAAHDWHEFIAFRGRELCPGGRLVVMTMAVDDDGEFGYRPLFAALLDALDELKGAGLVTEEEIHRMCIPVVGRKASDFFTPFAPSGRFEQLEIDHLEVFNAEDRFWSQYKVDRDEKVFGAQWGSFLRASVFPTLAGALDEGIGDTRTTQFLDRLEKGVAERLAAAPEQMQIPLAHLVLIKRRRNR, encoded by the coding sequence ATGCCGGAGTCAAGCATCGTCGTGCGTCCTGAACCCCCCGACAGCGGGTACTACACCGCCAGCTCCCGACTCCAGGCCGCGGGGTTGACCCGCGCGCTGGCGATCTTCGAAGAGGCGGCCGCCGTCGTTCCGCTTCCGACTCCACCTAATCCGATCGTCATCGCCGATTACGGCGCAGCAACCGCCCACAACTCGCTGCTGCCCATCTGCGCGGCAATCACCGTGCTGCGCAAGCGAACCCGCCACGATCATTCGATCTACGTGGCGCACACCGACGTGCCGGAGAACGACTTCACAGCGATGTTCCAGACCCTGGCGGAGGATCCGGACAGCTACCTGGCCAAGGATCCGGCATCCTTCGCCTCGGCTGTCGGACGCTCGTTCTACCAGCAGATCCTGCCGTCGAGCAGTGTGAACCTGGGCTGGAGTTCGTGGGCCATTCAGTGGTTGAGCCGGGTGCCTGCCCCGATACCCGACCACATCCAGGTCGCCTACAGCGGTGACGAGACGGCGCGGGCCAAGTACGCGAAACAGGCCGCGCACGACTGGCACGAGTTCATCGCCTTCCGCGGCAGGGAACTGTGTCCGGGTGGCCGCCTGGTGGTGATGACGATGGCGGTCGACGACGACGGCGAATTCGGCTACCGTCCGTTGTTCGCCGCCCTGCTCGACGCGCTCGACGAGCTGAAGGGAGCAGGGCTCGTCACCGAAGAGGAGATCCACCGGATGTGCATCCCGGTGGTCGGACGCAAAGCCTCGGACTTCTTCACGCCGTTCGCACCGTCGGGCCGTTTCGAACAACTCGAGATCGACCATCTCGAGGTGTTCAACGCCGAGGACAGGTTCTGGTCGCAGTACAAAGTCGACCGCGATGAAAAGGTTTTCGGCGCCCAATGGGGGTCCTTCTTACGCGCGTCGGTGTTCCCGACTCTGGCGGGCGCACTCGACGAAGGTATCGGCGACACCCGCACCACACAGTTCCTCGATCGCCTCGAGAAAGGTGTCGCCGAGCGGCTGGCGGCCGCGCCCGAGCAGATGCAGATTCCGCTTGCGCATCTGGTATTGATCAAGCGACGCAGGAACCGCTAA
- a CDS encoding SHOCT domain-containing protein, with protein MRRAPRIAIVVSILTLVASIIGFIAVLILNAFVLDEYDAYGEVPIPGSASLELPAGETTISLHTATTGTPTSGFPIPELSFSITPTAGLPAPTVTESIGGTTSVNSDVHVRIWRVQIAQAGTYDVKVDGAVHGYISPRLAFGRDSSHGWLVWLFGGLFVLGLLGLFAAITWSVRASKKARLLRPDELVTTEPSLSSAAPDPSASYTPSDQGVRLEQIRQLAALRDSGALTDEEYNAEKRRILDR; from the coding sequence ATGAGGCGCGCGCCGCGGATCGCGATCGTGGTTTCCATCCTCACCCTGGTCGCGTCGATCATCGGCTTCATCGCCGTGCTCATCCTCAACGCGTTCGTGCTCGACGAGTACGACGCCTACGGTGAGGTGCCGATCCCCGGCTCGGCCAGCCTCGAGCTGCCCGCGGGCGAGACGACCATCAGCCTCCACACCGCGACCACCGGCACACCGACGAGTGGATTTCCGATCCCGGAGCTGAGTTTCAGCATCACCCCGACCGCGGGGCTCCCGGCCCCGACGGTCACGGAGAGTATCGGCGGGACGACGTCGGTCAACAGCGATGTGCACGTACGGATCTGGAGGGTGCAGATAGCGCAGGCAGGCACCTACGACGTCAAGGTCGACGGCGCCGTGCACGGGTACATCTCGCCGAGGCTGGCGTTCGGGCGCGACAGCTCGCACGGCTGGTTGGTGTGGTTGTTCGGGGGCCTGTTCGTGCTCGGCCTGCTGGGTTTGTTCGCCGCGATCACGTGGTCGGTGCGGGCGAGCAAGAAGGCGCGCCTGCTGCGCCCGGATGAGCTTGTGACGACAGAACCGTCGCTCTCGAGTGCCGCGCCCGATCCCTCCGCCAGTTACACGCCGTCCGATCAGGGTGTTCGGCTGGAGCAGATCAGACAGCTGGCAGCCCTGCGCGACTCCGGGGCGCTGACCGATGAGGAGTACAACGCCGAGAAGCGCCGCATCCTCGACCGTTAA
- a CDS encoding MBL fold metallo-hydrolase — MNGGPIQRVVTHGTFELDGGSWEVDNNIWIVGDENDVVVFDAAHDAGPIVMAVGGRNVVAVVCTHGHNDHITVAPELSQALDAPVLLHPADDVLWRMTHPDKEFRTVDDGETLQVGGIELHALHTPGHSPGSVCWHAPELNAVFSGDTLFQGGPGATGRSYSDFPTILASISERLGKLPGDTVVYTGHGDSTTIGDEIVHYDDWVKRGH, encoded by the coding sequence GTGAACGGCGGCCCGATTCAGCGTGTCGTCACCCACGGCACCTTCGAACTCGACGGCGGCAGTTGGGAAGTCGACAACAACATCTGGATCGTCGGCGACGAGAACGATGTGGTCGTCTTCGACGCCGCCCACGACGCCGGGCCGATCGTCATGGCCGTCGGCGGCCGCAACGTAGTCGCCGTGGTGTGCACCCACGGGCACAACGACCACATCACCGTCGCGCCCGAACTGTCGCAGGCGCTCGACGCCCCCGTGCTGCTCCATCCGGCCGACGACGTGCTGTGGCGGATGACGCACCCCGACAAGGAGTTCCGGACCGTCGACGACGGCGAGACGCTGCAAGTCGGCGGTATTGAACTGCACGCCCTGCACACCCCGGGGCATTCGCCCGGGTCGGTGTGTTGGCACGCACCGGAACTCAACGCGGTCTTCAGCGGCGACACCCTGTTCCAGGGCGGCCCGGGCGCGACCGGTCGGTCCTACTCCGACTTCCCCACCATCCTGGCCTCGATCTCCGAACGCCTCGGAAAGCTGCCCGGCGACACCGTCGTCTACACCGGGCACGGCGACAGCACCACGATCGGCGACGAGATCGTCCATTACGACGACTGGGTCAAGAGAGGCCATTAA